One Thermoanaerobacter pseudethanolicus ATCC 33223 genomic window, AACAACACCTATGGTGTTTGTACCTTTTACCTTACCAACTTTTTCTTTTTCCATTAATCCAGCCATAGCGCCTACAAGATAGCCGACTTGCTCTTCCTTGAACATAGCTGATGAAACGTTAGGCCTGTCTGTCACTTCTGAATCAATTATCAGAAATTTTGTGTCAGGGAATTTTTGTGATACCTCTTCAACAGCATCATGCATCATAAAACCTACTGCAATTACCAAGTTGTACCCTTGTTGTGCAAAATTTGTTAAGTTCGGTACATAGTCTTCCATTTTCTTTGATTGTATTACGTTCACTGTAACACCTAATTCTTTAGCAGCTCTTTGCAAGCCTTCATAAGCCATTTGGTTAAAGCTGCGGTCATTGATGCCACCCACATCTGTTACAAGACCTACTTTAAAATCTTTGTTTTTAGATTCTTGCGTAGTTTGGGGTTGTGTACTTTCTTGCTTTGTCTTTGAAGAGCATCCTGACAAAAGCACTGAAACTGATAACACTACAATTAACAAGGATGCTAAAACAACACGCCACCTTTTCATCATATAACCTCCTACAAAAAATTTTGTTACCGTTTACCGATTTTGCACTCGGTAAACATATAAGCTTGTCTGACATCTAACTTTATTATAACTTTATCAAAGGTCATATACAACTCCTAAATTCATCAGTTTTACTTAAAAGGCATACAATTTCTCTAAAAATCTCCGTTTTTCTTTATGTATCTTTCACAATTATATTTTTTATTTTACTATTACCCTGAAATTTTATTTAATACTTTATTTACAACTTCATCTCTTACTTCCTTGTATTTATTTAAAATTTCATCGCATTCTATCCGCGCTTTTTCTGCCAGTTCTTTATCCTTAATATAAGGCAAATTCACTTTTACATTTAAAACAGCTCCTTCTATAGCTGCATATAGTAGAATAGCCCCAACTGCCGCATCAGATATGGCATTAGGATTCCCGTATTCCGCAATCAACATCGTCGGGGTAAATGCCTCTCCACATAATCTCGCAAGTTTTAGAGGAACATTCATAGCGTTAATATAAGCTTTTTGAAGCGCTTCGTTCCTTATTTTTCTATTTTCTTCAGTATCTTTTGGCATTTTAAGGGCTTTCATCACTTCGTCATAAGCTACAGTGTCTTCATCAATAAGCTTTACATATTCTGCAAGAAGTCGATTACATATACTAAGCCCTTGTTGAATCTCTTCTTTAATATCATCAGTATATTCCTCATAAAATTTTCGCCCTATTGTAAGATTGTAAACCATAGAAGAAAGGGCAATCCCAAGGCTTGCTGATACCGCCGATACACTTCCTCCTCCCGGTGTTGGTGATTTTGAGGCCACTTTTTCAATATACTCCTTTAATGAATCATCAATTAGCATAAAATCATCTCCTTCTCTGTGTATATATTTTCCCCCACTACCTATTATACCAATGATATATAATTTCCGTAATACAACTGCCAAAAAAATTGTTACAATATTTTTGAGAGTTTTATATTATTTGGGGGTTTTCAAAGATATATTTGTATAAAAAAATCCACAGCGCATACTGTGGATTTTTTTGACGTCATACTTTTCACCACGTTTATTAATAATTTTCTAAAACTTCCTCATTATATTTATCATAAACATATTTAAAATCTGCTGCACGTTGTAAAATACGCATTTTTACCTTACCCCAATTACAACCGCCTTATCTCCTTTTGACTTTATAACTGTGTTTACATGATTTATTCCAAAGTGGTACATCACATAGTCAAGGTTTGGTACGTCAATTAAGAGTATGTCTGCCTTTTTACCCTTTTCTATTGTGCCTATTTCATTTCCCCTATCAATAGCACAAGCTGCATTTAAAGTTACAGCAGTTAAAATCTCTTTGGCAGACATTTTCATTTTTATATACGCAAAAGACATTATAAGCTGTAAATTTTCTGTAGGGCTTGTCCCCGGGTTGTAATCCGTACCAAGAGCCACAGCAAGACCTTTTTCAATTAATTTTCTTGCATTGGCATAAGGTCTATCTAAAAAATAAGAAACTCCAGGAAGAAGTACCCCTACAGTACCTGCTTTTTTCATAAGTTCAATTCCTTTTTCAGATACCTCTTCAAGATGGTCTGCGCTTACAGCACCTAATATTCCCGCCAATTCTCCTCCACCACTTTGTGTCAACTCATCAGCGTGAATTTTAAGTTTCATTCCATACTTTTTAGCCTCTTCTAATATCTTTTTAGACTGTTCATAGTCAAAAGCTCCATCTTCGCAAAAAACATCACAAAACTCTGCAAGATTTTCCTCTTTTACTTTGGGAATCATTTCATTTATAATTTTATCAACATATCCCCAAGAATTCTCCTTAAACTCCGTGGGTATTGAATGAGCCCCTAAAAAAGTAGGAACAATATCCACAAGAGAGATTGAATTAAGCTTATTCATAAGTCTTAAAAGCCTTATCTCTTCTTCTGTGCTAAGTCCATATCCACTTTTTACTTCTACAGTAGTAGTGCCATGAGATAGCATTATATCAAGGCTTTTCATAGCTTTTTCTATCAATTGGTCATCAGAAGCATTTCTGGTTGCATTAACAGTAGAAAGTATTCCTCCACCTTGCTTTAATATGTCTACATAACAATACCCTTTTAATTTAAGTGCCACTTCATTTTCTCTTGAGCCATAATGTATAAGATGAGTATGAGGGTCTACAAATCCAGGAATTGCAATCATGCCTTTTGCGTCAATTTTTTCTTTTGCAGAAATTGCGGCAGGTGATTTTCCTGCCGCTAAAATTTTTCCATCTTTTATTGCAATATAAGCATCTTCAATTTCTTCTATATTTTCCATGTCACTTCCACATTGTGGGCAATTGCCAAGAGGTGTATAAATTTTCTTAATGTTGTATATTAACAAATCTGCCTCCATTTTAACACCTCATTCGTATATTCTGTTTTCTAAAACCATATTTTCAGAAAAGTTCTCTATTCTTAAATAATAATCTGCCACATCAAACAAAGCCTTTGCTGGCACAAGCCCTATTATTTCACTGCCTATAACATTTACCCCATACCTACTAGCTTCTGCTTTAATTGTTTCAAAAACTCTGTAAATAGGTGTTTTATTAAAATCAGTAAGGTTCATCGACACCTGCACAATTCCTCTTTCTTTTAATTCCACCCCCATCGCCTTTACATACCGGTAACCGCCGTTTGAAAATCGGATAGCTTTAGCAATTTTGTTAGCTATATCAATATTGTCTGTAGCAAGATTGACATTGTAGGCAATGAGAAAATTTCTTGCGCCAATCACTGTCGCACCGCTTTTGGGGTTCATCTCCTGCGGACCAAAGTCTGGCTTCCATTCCGGCTGTTTTATCTTTTCAAAAAAACCTTCATATTCTCCCCGCCTTATATTCTCTAAATTTTTTCTTTCAGGAGTTGTAGCAGCTTCTTCATATAAATACACAGGTATACTAAGCTCTCTTCCAACCTTTTCTCCTACTTCTCTTGCAATTTGGATACATTCTTCCATTGTAGCATTTTTCACAGGTATAAAGGGTACTACATCTGTTGCCCCAATCCTCGGATGCTCCCCTTTATGGTACCTCATATCAATTATCTCTGAAGCTTTTTTAATGAGCTTAAAAGCCGCTTCTTTTACTCCCTTTGCATCTCCACAAAAGGTTATAACTGTCCTGTTGTGGTCTTTATCGGAAGAGTAATCCAAAAGCTTTACTCCTTCCGTCGACACAACTTCTTTGACAAGCTGTGCTATTTTTTCTTGGTCTCTTCCTTCACTAAAATTAGGTACACATTCAATTATCTGATCCATTTATTTCCTCATCCTTTCCAACGTTATTTTAGCATAGGCATTTTTATTCCTTTTTCTTTCGCAGTTCTTATTGCAATTTCATATCCAGCATCTGCATGTCTCATAACACCAGAACCAGGGTCAGAGGTCAAAACCCGCTCTATTCTCAAGTCAGACTCTTTTGTTCCATCGGCACACACCACTACTCCTGCGTGTATTGAATATCCTATTCCAACTCCACCGCCGTGATGTACTGATACCCATGTAGCTCCTGAAGCAGTATTTAACAAGGCGTTAAGTATTGGCCAATCTGCGATAGCATCACTGCCATCTTTCATTGCCTCCGTTTCTCTGTAAGGGGATGCAACAGAACCTGTATCATGGTGGTCACGACCTATTACAATAGGAGCTTTCAGTTCGCCTTTTCTCACCATTTCATTTATTGCAAGTCCAAATTCCGCCCTTTGGCCATATCCTAACCAACAAATCCTCGCAGGCAATCCTTGGAATTTAATCTTTTCTCTCGCTAACCTAATCCATCTTTCAAGCAGTTTATCTTCAGGGAAAAGTTCTAAAACTTTTTCGTCAGTCTTGTAAATATCCTCAGGGTCTCCTGATAATGCAATCCAGCGGAAAGGTCCCTTCCCTTCAGAGAATAAATCTCTTATATACTCAGGAACATAACCTTGGATATTAAAAGCCTCTTTTACCCCTTCATCATAAGCCATTCTCCTTATGTTATTGCCGTAATCAAAAGCTATTGCTCCTCTTTTTTGCATCTCAAGCATTGCTGAAACATGCTCTGCCATAGCTTTTTTAGCTCTCTTTATATATTCCTCCGGATTTGATTTTCTAAGAGCAAATGCCTCTTCTAGTGTCATTCCATTTGGCACATATCCGTTTAATGGGTCATGGGCTGATGTCTGGTCTGTTACAACGTCTGGAATTATTCCTCTCCTTACAAGCTCAGGATGAACATCTGCGGCATTTCCGACAAGTCCAACTGACAAAGGCTTTCCTTCTTCTTTCGCTTTCAAAACCATTTCTAAAGCTTCGTCAAGATTGTCTGTCATTACATCAAGGTATTTAGTATCTAATCTTCTCTGTATTCTATTTCTGTCCACTTCTACTACAAGGCATGCGCCATCCAACATGGTAACTGCTAAAGGCTGCGCTCCGCTCATACCTCCAAGTCCGGCTGTAAGTACAAACTTTCCCTTCAATGTTCCATCAAAATGTTTTTTAGCAAGAGCTGCAAAAGTCTCAAAAGTTCCTTCTATAATCCCTTGTGTTCCTATATATATCCAACTTCCTGCTGTCATTTGCCCATACATGGTAAGCCCTTTTGCCTCAAGGTCCCAGAAATTTTCCCAATTAGCCCATGCAGGTACTAACATTGCATTGGATATGAGCACTCTTGGTGCCATTGTATGAGTTTTAAAAATTCCTACAGGTTTCCCAGATTGTATGAGAAGTGTCTCATCTTCCTCCAAATTTTCTAAGCTCTCTATTATTTTATCAAAAGCTTCCCAATTTCTTGCAGCTTTTCCTGCTCCTCCATACACTATCAAATTCGCCGGGTCCTCTGCTACCTCCGGATCTAGATTGTTCATCAAAGTCCTGTAAGGCGCCTCTATTTGCCAATTCTTGCAATGTAATGTGGTCCCCCTTGGCGCTCTTATAACTCTTGACATATTTAAATCCCCCCATAAATTTTTTAATTTGGTGATATAGTATATTTCTATTTATCACTTCAAAAATCCTGCTAATATTTATACATTTTTAAATTTAAAAAGCGGGAATGACCCCGCCTTTACTCAACTTTAAATTGTTTAATCGCCTCAATGAGAGTATTTGCATAATTCTTAAGTTCATTTGCTGTTGATGCCATCTCTTCCACAATTGCCGACTGTTCTTGTGATGTTGCGGATACTTCTTCCGCTGATGCCGCTGACTCTTCTGATACAGCCGCTATGTTCTGTATTGAATCTACTATCTTGTTTTTATGTTCCTCTATCTCCTTTAATGATTTGTTTAGATTGTCAATCTTCTCTACTATGAAATTCACTGCATGAAGTATTCCTTCAAATACATCTTTTGTGGTATTGACTACATTGCTTTGCTCTTCTATTGATTTTGTTGAGTCTTCTACTGTCTTGTAAGTATCGTTAATCGTGTTTTGTATCTCAGATATTAAGTTAGCTATATTTCTCGCTGCCTGTGAGGACTGCTCTGCCAATTTCCTCACTTCGTCTGCTACAACGGCAAAACCTCTTCCTGCCTCTCCTGCTCTTGCTGCTTCTATCGCGGCGTTTAGTGATAAAAGATTTGTCTGGTCTGCTATGCTTGTTATCGTCTCTACAATCTTGCTTATTTCCGTAGATTTTTCTAAAAGATAATTTGTGGATTCTTTTACATTGTTATTTGCTTCTACTGTCAATTCTGTCTTTTTAATTAAGTCATCTATAATCACAAGCCCTTCGTTGGATACCATGCTGACATTCGCTACTTCTTGGTTTATCTCATCAGCGTTTTTAAGGGATTGGTCTATCAATTGCCCAAGTAATACAGTGGCATTAGTGCTCTCCTCTGCTTCTCTTGCTTGGCTAGAAGCTCCTTGTGCGATTTCTTCAATGGCTTTTGCAACGTCTTGTGTGGCTTGTGCTGCTTGTTCAGAAGCTACAGCCATGTTTTCCGCTGAGTGATTTACGGACTCTGATACGCTTCTTATGTCAAAAACAAGCCTTTTTATTCCTTCAATCATGGTGTTGAAGCTATTTGCCAATATTCCAACTTCATCTTTTGCTTTTACATTAGCTTTAACCGTAATATCCCCTTTAGCTGCTGCAGACATAGCAGTTACCACTTTTTTGATTCCTGAGGATATAGAATTTGCAAAGAAGTATGCTATTAAAAATCCTATGAGTAATACTATTATACTTACAGTGATTACAAAATCTCGTATTTTCGTCACATCTTTTGTTAATTCGCTATTTCCCATTGTAACTACTGCTTTCCACCCAAAGCTGTCAAGATTTCTCACACTGGCAAACTTGTACACATTGTTTGAACTGTACTGTATAGTAGCATTATTAAGACTTAACAATTTTTCCCCAAAGTCATATTTTTTTATAGAAGTAAACAACTTAGTAGTATCCGGATGAGTAATAACAGTACCATCTTTTGTAACTAGGTATATGTACCCTGTCTTTCCAAGTTTAACACTAGATATATTTTTAGAAAGTTGTTCTAAACTTATATCAATTCCTAATATGCCTACTAACTTACCACTCGAACCCGTAATGGCTTTAGTAACAGTGATTTCTGGCGCCTTAGTATTGAAATCTTCATAAGGATCTGTCCAGACAATATTACCTCCGGCTTTTTCAGCATCTTTATACCACGGCCTTTCTGTTGGATCGTAATTTTCTAGTTTTTGAGGTGGGTACAAAATCATCTTTTTATCAGGTGTCGCAAAATACACATTCATTGCATTTGGCATAGATTTTTTGACTTCTTCTAATTTTTTAAGTACTGCCTCATCTGAAGCGCTGCTCCCATCATAATTCATTATAGTATTTGATTCAGCTAACATTTCAAGCATTGATTCTGTGTCTTGTTTAATAGAATTTATGTACTTATTTAAAACCGATAAAGCTGCTTGATTAGAATCGTTTATCTTGGTTTTAAGAACACTCTCTGCAATATTTGTAGAAAAATATCCTGTTATGACAAGGGGAATTAAAATAAACAAGAGTATAAACACCAAAAGTTTTGTTCTAATGCTTTTCATTTGTTACCCTCCCATTATATAGAAATATAGACTTGTGCAAAATTCAAAAGCCTTCATTTAAGCCATTCCACAGACATGCTTTTTTTCTATCACTCTTGAATTTTTTATCTTTTATGTAGGATTTCCCCTCCCATTTGTCGAATTATTATATATACCGCATGAAAATATTTTTTAAGGAGGGGGAAATCCTACATGTACCAGCTTCAATTACTTTTAAATATACCTGAACTCTTTACTTCTCTGTCTAAAATTGATTTCTATTCTTCTATGTTTAAAAATCTAGACTTGTCTTCAATACCTGAATTCCATTCCTCTAGTCCTGGCCGTAAGGGTTATTCTCATCATGCAATGTTTAGAGCTTTTATTGTTATGAAAGCTGAAAGATTCGGTACAATTTCTGACCTTTTAGATTATCTCCGCAATAATCTTATCATTGCTCATCTTTGTGGCTTTAACATCCTTAAACCTCTTCCTTCTTATTGGACTTTCCGCCGTTTTATTAATGAGTTCTCTCATGATTATTTGACCTCTATCTTTCAAAATCAAGTCAATATCCTCAAAAATATGGGCATTATCTCTGGTGAGTTTATTTCCATGGACTCTACCCCTATTAAAGCTAACACTAAGTTAAATAACCCTAAGTCTTTTTCTAAAAATAAATTCTCTAAAGATAATCAGCCTAAGTCTGATAAGGATTGTAAATTAGGCGTTTATTCTGCTTCTAATGATTCTTCTAATAAACGTTATAAGTTTTATTGGGGCTATAAAAATCATATTATTGTTGATGCTATCTCTGGATTGCCTATCGCTGA contains:
- a CDS encoding BMP family lipoprotein, with the protein product MKRWRVVLASLLIVVLSVSVLLSGCSSKTKQESTQPQTTQESKNKDFKVGLVTDVGGINDRSFNQMAYEGLQRAAKELGVTVNVIQSKKMEDYVPNLTNFAQQGYNLVIAVGFMMHDAVEEVSQKFPDTKFLIIDSEVTDRPNVSSAMFKEEQVGYLVGAMAGLMEKEKVGKVKGTNTIGVVGGMQIPPVDRFIAGYQQGAKAVNPDIKILINYTNNFDDPATGKQMALTQISQGAEIIFQVAGGTGDGVIKAAQEKNVYAIGVDADQSYLAPDHVLTSAVKRVDVATYNVIKDTLNGNFKSGIVYFDLKNDGVGIGKVNKDVPQSIIDKVNQLAQDIKDGKITVSDKVSK
- the ftcD gene encoding glutamate formimidoyltransferase, which translates into the protein MDQIIECVPNFSEGRDQEKIAQLVKEVVSTEGVKLLDYSSDKDHNRTVITFCGDAKGVKEAAFKLIKKASEIIDMRYHKGEHPRIGATDVVPFIPVKNATMEECIQIAREVGEKVGRELSIPVYLYEEAATTPERKNLENIRRGEYEGFFEKIKQPEWKPDFGPQEMNPKSGATVIGARNFLIAYNVNLATDNIDIANKIAKAIRFSNGGYRYVKAMGVELKERGIVQVSMNLTDFNKTPIYRVFETIKAEASRYGVNVIGSEIIGLVPAKALFDVADYYLRIENFSENMVLENRIYE
- a CDS encoding methyl-accepting chemotaxis protein, with protein sequence MKSIRTKLLVFILLFILIPLVITGYFSTNIAESVLKTKINDSNQAALSVLNKYINSIKQDTESMLEMLAESNTIMNYDGSSASDEAVLKKLEEVKKSMPNAMNVYFATPDKKMILYPPQKLENYDPTERPWYKDAEKAGGNIVWTDPYEDFNTKAPEITVTKAITGSSGKLVGILGIDISLEQLSKNISSVKLGKTGYIYLVTKDGTVITHPDTTKLFTSIKKYDFGEKLLSLNNATIQYSSNNVYKFASVRNLDSFGWKAVVTMGNSELTKDVTKIRDFVITVSIIVLLIGFLIAYFFANSISSGIKKVVTAMSAAAKGDITVKANVKAKDEVGILANSFNTMIEGIKRLVFDIRSVSESVNHSAENMAVASEQAAQATQDVAKAIEEIAQGASSQAREAEESTNATVLLGQLIDQSLKNADEINQEVANVSMVSNEGLVIIDDLIKKTELTVEANNNVKESTNYLLEKSTEISKIVETITSIADQTNLLSLNAAIEAARAGEAGRGFAVVADEVRKLAEQSSQAARNIANLISEIQNTINDTYKTVEDSTKSIEEQSNVVNTTKDVFEGILHAVNFIVEKIDNLNKSLKEIEEHKNKIVDSIQNIAAVSEESAASAEEVSATSQEQSAIVEEMASTANELKNYANTLIEAIKQFKVE
- the hutU gene encoding urocanate hydratase — translated: MSRVIRAPRGTTLHCKNWQIEAPYRTLMNNLDPEVAEDPANLIVYGGAGKAARNWEAFDKIIESLENLEEDETLLIQSGKPVGIFKTHTMAPRVLISNAMLVPAWANWENFWDLEAKGLTMYGQMTAGSWIYIGTQGIIEGTFETFAALAKKHFDGTLKGKFVLTAGLGGMSGAQPLAVTMLDGACLVVEVDRNRIQRRLDTKYLDVMTDNLDEALEMVLKAKEEGKPLSVGLVGNAADVHPELVRRGIIPDVVTDQTSAHDPLNGYVPNGMTLEEAFALRKSNPEEYIKRAKKAMAEHVSAMLEMQKRGAIAFDYGNNIRRMAYDEGVKEAFNIQGYVPEYIRDLFSEGKGPFRWIALSGDPEDIYKTDEKVLELFPEDKLLERWIRLAREKIKFQGLPARICWLGYGQRAEFGLAINEMVRKGELKAPIVIGRDHHDTGSVASPYRETEAMKDGSDAIADWPILNALLNTASGATWVSVHHGGGVGIGYSIHAGVVVCADGTKESDLRIERVLTSDPGSGVMRHADAGYEIAIRTAKEKGIKMPMLK
- a CDS encoding cyclodeaminase/cyclohydrolase family protein, translated to MLIDDSLKEYIEKVASKSPTPGGGSVSAVSASLGIALSSMVYNLTIGRKFYEEYTDDIKEEIQQGLSICNRLLAEYVKLIDEDTVAYDEVMKALKMPKDTEENRKIRNEALQKAYINAMNVPLKLARLCGEAFTPTMLIAEYGNPNAISDAAVGAILLYAAIEGAVLNVKVNLPYIKDKELAEKARIECDEILNKYKEVRDEVVNKVLNKISG
- the hutI gene encoding imidazolonepropionase, whose product is MEADLLIYNIKKIYTPLGNCPQCGSDMENIEEIEDAYIAIKDGKILAAGKSPAAISAKEKIDAKGMIAIPGFVDPHTHLIHYGSRENEVALKLKGYCYVDILKQGGGILSTVNATRNASDDQLIEKAMKSLDIMLSHGTTTVEVKSGYGLSTEEEIRLLRLMNKLNSISLVDIVPTFLGAHSIPTEFKENSWGYVDKIINEMIPKVKEENLAEFCDVFCEDGAFDYEQSKKILEEAKKYGMKLKIHADELTQSGGGELAGILGAVSADHLEEVSEKGIELMKKAGTVGVLLPGVSYFLDRPYANARKLIEKGLAVALGTDYNPGTSPTENLQLIMSFAYIKMKMSAKEILTAVTLNAACAIDRGNEIGTIEKGKKADILLIDVPNLDYVMYHFGINHVNTVIKSKGDKAVVIGVR